AGTGATTTGCTGAAACCCAATCCTGATCGCCTGATTTGATCAGACATCAAAAAAAATTCCGCAGCAACTGCCCGTCTTTGCAGTGACTGCGGGATTTATTTTTATTGGGTCTTCTGCTTCCACTTCTTATAGCCATACATCCCAATCGCCACCGCGGCGATCACCAGCGAACCGATCAGGATGTCATCGGACAATTTGGCAATCAATTCGACGGCCTGATTGCCGTAGAGGTAGATCAGGACGCCCTCTATCACAAACCTCTTGGCCCGGCCCAGGGCGGAAGCCATCACGAAGACAACGATATTCACCCGGAAAACTCCGGCGCTGATGCTGACAAATTTATAAGGAATGGGCGCCATTGCCGCCAGGAAAATCGCCCAGCCCCCATAAGTGGTAATCCAGCCGCGAATCGACTCTACCTGAGCCGCCGGCACCATTTTTTTCACCAGAGGAATGCCAAACCGGGCCCCGATAAAATAACCGACAAAACCGCCCAACACCGAGGCGACAGTGGCGACAACCGAATAAAAAATCGCCTGCTCCGGATTGGCCAGCGCCATCGGGATCAATACAACATCAGGCAGTATCGGGGATATAAAAGATTCGACAAAAGCTACAATAAACAATCCAACAAGTCCGTAGCTCTGAAAAAATTCCGTTAAAAACTCCACGTACTCACCCTTTCCAAGGTTCCAAGGCACACCTTACATATTGTACCGCATGGGACGCCCCAGTGCAAACCTAATTCCTTCCAGGGATTTCGGTACGAGGGAGATAAATGACGGTATTCGCCGCATCCACAAACCGATCAGGCCCTACCAGCGGCAAAAGTTCCAGGCATAAGTCAGTGTGCACCCGGGCAAATTGCCGTGGATTCCATAAATAGTCAGGATTCCGGCGCAGGATGGCATCCAGGCGGGAAACCCGCTTCATATTCAGATCGGAAGTAAACGTTTTCAAGGTTTTGTACAGGGTGCAGACATTCGTATCGATACCGGCCTTCCGCCGTAACTGCTCATCAAAGAGATATTGTCCGACCATCTCTGAGAGCGCCGTTAGAGCCTCCTGAGGATTTTTTTGCCCGGACTGCATGAGCTGAACCAGCCAATCAGTCTGCTCCCTGAGCATGATCTGTTCAGGAGAAATCCGTTTCGGCTGGATGGTTATGTTTGATATAAATTTCCACATTTGAATCACTTTTATCGTTGCCGGCTCCGGTCCGCTTTTCCACTTATCCAGTTCCGCTTCGTTCAGTTCAGCCAAAGTTCCCGGCAATTCCTTCATCCATTGTCTGCGGTTTTCAGGGAACAACCCTGCCGTTTTCACGGTAAATTCCGTCCGGGACTCTGTGTTGTAGGCATTATACACCAGACCATATAATTGAGCCAGCATCTTATACTCCGTTAAATAAGGCATAAGAAGCGCCGACGGATGCAATAAGTCATACCAGGACTGCAGTTGACGGAAACAAGCGAAAAATGCCTGACGCCGGGAGTCATCCAGGAAATACTCCACAGCCTGCTCCCGGGATGGCTGCCCGGCTTCCGGTCCGGCAACCAGATCCGCATATTGGTGGAGACCGATGGTTCTTATGAGATCGCCAAACTGCTGATGAATAGCCTCCAGCGGCTGCAATCCGGGTAGTCCGTCAGGGAAAATATCCCGGGTCAGTTCGTTTGCAGCATCGAACAGCCCCAGAAGATCCACTACTACCCCGGCTTCTTTATTGCCGGACTGATTGATCCGCGACAATACCTGCACCAGGATATGATCTCTCAAGGGCTTATCCAGATAAAGCACGTTGAGATCCGGGCAATGGAATCCAGTCAGCAGCTTATCGGTCAGAATCAGAATGTGAGGCGCATCGGTTGTTTGGGCAAAAGCCTTGCGCAGTCTTTGTTCATCATAGGTGGTGCGGTAATACTCTTTCACCGCCAAACTGTCTTTCCTGCCGGCTGAGTAGATAACCTGGGAGAATCCAGCCGGCAGATGTTTGTCCAGAGCCTTTTTATATAACCCGCAGGCTTCCTTGTCATAGGCCACTAAAATAGCCTTTCGGCCAAAAGGCTGGACTTTTTCCGTAAAGTGCCGGGCAATATATTCCGCCGCCTGTTCCACCCGTTCCCGGTTTTTCACCGCTGCGGCCAGATGCCCGGTCATCTCCAGACTGCAATTCAGAGTGCAGATATCGCAGCTTCCCTCAAAAGCAGGGTTTCTAATAAACTCTTTATACAAGGTATCCGGCTGAACCCGGATAGCCGGTGGCGCCATATCATAGCAAACGGTTGTAAGAATCCTGTCGGTCAGAGCCTGGGCGGCATCGTACAGGGAAACCGCCTGGATTTTGTCTGTTTTGGCGGAAGGAGATCCGGTACAGCCAATCAGAATGGCATTCGGCAACGCGGCCTCAATTTGGTCGGCAATAGAAGTCGTAAAAATTCGCTGGGCCTCATCAACCAAAACTATTACATTCTCGCGCTCATTCGTGCCAGGTGACAGGGCCGTGGCAAATTCCCGGGGAGAGATCAGGAGACCCCGGTAGTCAGAGGCTAAAACAGCCTGCAGTTCTTTAGCGCTGCCGGCGATTCTGACCGGATAGGGTCCCTCCATGCTTGGCAGCATACCGGTATCAATTTCATTAGGATCGGCGAAAATCAGGACCGACAGGGCGAGTTTTTCCTCATTCGACAGCAGCCTGGCGGCTGTGGCCATGATCGTAAGGGTTTTACCGCTGCCTTGCGCCAAATAGAAAAGACCCCGCTGCTTTCTTTCGATCTTGCGCAGCGCCTGTCTCACTCCCTGCAGCGCTTGTTCCACTGCCTCGGCCTGATATTGGCGCAAGGCCAGTTTAGCCGGCCGGTCATCAGTCTTGATAAACAGGAGATGACGCAGCAGCCCGAGAATGCGCGCAGGGGCGAACATCCCGGACAGCCATTCCGCCGGTTCTTGGCCGGCTGCCGGTTTCCGCCAGGTCAGGCCTTGCGATTCCAGCTGAAAAGGCAGACCCAGCCATAACCGTTCAGGACTAGGAAACAGAATCAGCTGCAAGACTTTGAACAAATGGGGCAGCTTGGTTTCCAGGGAAATAAACCGTTCTACCAGCCTCACCCTGCGGTCCGGGTCCTCCGAGGACTGACCTGCGATCAGACTTACGGGAATGCCATTTACCAGCAGAACCAGTTCGCTTTTATCCGAGTCAAGGCCGCTGTACTGCCAGTTATTCGTCATATGATATACGTTGTTGTCCGGATGATCAAAGTCAATCAGGCGGACCCTGCGGGAAAAATACCGGGCGCCGGTCAATTCCCCTTTTAGCCAGGACAACGCTAAACGACTGCCCTCCAAAGTGGTTGGCAGTCTGTCAAAGCGGGTAATGATTTCATTGAGCATATCCCGCTGATCCATCGCGCCAGGGTTCAGCTCTTTCAACTTACCCGCCAAAATATCTTTAAAAAATAGTCCGCCGGGGCCACCCCGCCAAAGCAAGGCCTCTGCCGGCTCTACATAGGTCCAGCTGGCATCGGCTGCCACGCTTAGCCACGGATTTTCTCCGGCATGCCGTTTATAAAATTGAGACATGGCGACTCTCCTTTCACCTGCCATTGCCTTATTGCAAATCGATATCCTTTTGCAAAATTCGCTGCACTTTTCATCTCTCCTGCATGACAAACCCGTTCTACTTCAAAACTGACCTCAGGTCCCACCGACCGGGACTCCGGCATATGCAAAAAGTCCCGGCTATTGATCCCGCAATAACATTTTCAATTTCGCATGGACTCTCTCAGCCGCAAGATCATTGGCCGGAGCGAAGCGCAAAAAGAGTTTATACGCTTCTACCGCCTCAATCATATGCCCCTGCTTTTCCAATGCCCGGGCTTTGTTGAAATAGCTGTCGGCATCAGCCGGCGCAAGGGAAATCGCCTTATTATAATCGTTGATTGCCAGTTCCAGTCGTCCGGCCTGATAGTGCAAGTTGCCCCGGTTATTATGGCTGGTCACATCATCCGGTTCAATGAGGATAGCCTGGTTTAAATCAAGCAGAGCAGACTCCGGTTGGCCCTGGTTGTCCAGGAGGCGGGCCCGGAGGTTGAGGGCATCCAGATGATATGGATCTCTCGCCAGGACAGAGGTCAAATCCTCCAGCGCTTCCTGGGTCTGTCCTTTTATTTCCCGCATGAAAGCCCGTTTAATATAAGCGGTTATATAATCCGGTTCCAGTTTCAGCGTCTCTGTGTAATCCTCCATCGCCTGGGAGTATTGATTCATTTTTTCGTAAATCTCCCCCCGCCGCAAAAAAACTGCCGGTGTCGGATTCTGTTCCAGCATCCCGGTTAATTCTGCAATAGCTTCTGTCAGTTGGCCTTTCTCATCCAGCAACTCCGCACGGGCCATCCCAACTGCCGTCTGGTCCTCCGTCAGGGCCGCGGCTTTATCCAGATCGCTTTGGGCTTCATCAAACAGTTTAAGCCTGATATAGGCCCGGCCGCGTTCAATATATGCCGTCCGGTTTTCTCCATCCAGTTCCAGCATGCGGCTGCAGGCGTTAATCACTGTTTCCGGCTGTTGTAAATGCCGCAGCCAAAAAATCCGTTCTTCAAATAATAGCTTTTGAAAACTGACTTCATTACTCCGGAATTCTGCAGCCTGCTGCTCCGATCCGTTCACAGGCGTTTTCTCTTTCCATTTCGCCAATTCCTGCCGGTTTTGTTCGAATTGGCTCTGCAGTGTGTCAAATTCTTGAACAATCAACAGATCTTCCGCCAGCCGGATGAGTTTTTGCACTCGCTGCATTGCCGGGATAACCCGCACTTTGAGGCTCATCCGAACGCCGGAAGCAATGGGCTCTTTTCTATTCTCCATCACCAAAAACTCGCCGCAGCCGGCGGCGACAAAAG
This Acetonema longum DSM 6540 DNA region includes the following protein-coding sequences:
- a CDS encoding YqaA family protein — its product is MEFLTEFFQSYGLVGLFIVAFVESFISPILPDVVLIPMALANPEQAIFYSVVATVASVLGGFVGYFIGARFGIPLVKKMVPAAQVESIRGWITTYGGWAIFLAAMAPIPYKFVSISAGVFRVNIVVFVMASALGRAKRFVIEGVLIYLYGNQAVELIAKLSDDILIGSLVIAAVAIGMYGYKKWKQKTQ
- a CDS encoding DEAD/DEAH box helicase family protein, which gives rise to MSQFYKRHAGENPWLSVAADASWTYVEPAEALLWRGGPGGLFFKDILAGKLKELNPGAMDQRDMLNEIITRFDRLPTTLEGSRLALSWLKGELTGARYFSRRVRLIDFDHPDNNVYHMTNNWQYSGLDSDKSELVLLVNGIPVSLIAGQSSEDPDRRVRLVERFISLETKLPHLFKVLQLILFPSPERLWLGLPFQLESQGLTWRKPAAGQEPAEWLSGMFAPARILGLLRHLLFIKTDDRPAKLALRQYQAEAVEQALQGVRQALRKIERKQRGLFYLAQGSGKTLTIMATAARLLSNEEKLALSVLIFADPNEIDTGMLPSMEGPYPVRIAGSAKELQAVLASDYRGLLISPREFATALSPGTNERENVIVLVDEAQRIFTTSIADQIEAALPNAILIGCTGSPSAKTDKIQAVSLYDAAQALTDRILTTVCYDMAPPAIRVQPDTLYKEFIRNPAFEGSCDICTLNCSLEMTGHLAAAVKNRERVEQAAEYIARHFTEKVQPFGRKAILVAYDKEACGLYKKALDKHLPAGFSQVIYSAGRKDSLAVKEYYRTTYDEQRLRKAFAQTTDAPHILILTDKLLTGFHCPDLNVLYLDKPLRDHILVQVLSRINQSGNKEAGVVVDLLGLFDAANELTRDIFPDGLPGLQPLEAIHQQFGDLIRTIGLHQYADLVAGPEAGQPSREQAVEYFLDDSRRQAFFACFRQLQSWYDLLHPSALLMPYLTEYKMLAQLYGLVYNAYNTESRTEFTVKTAGLFPENRRQWMKELPGTLAELNEAELDKWKSGPEPATIKVIQMWKFISNITIQPKRISPEQIMLREQTDWLVQLMQSGQKNPQEALTALSEMVGQYLFDEQLRRKAGIDTNVCTLYKTLKTFTSDLNMKRVSRLDAILRRNPDYLWNPRQFARVHTDLCLELLPLVGPDRFVDAANTVIYLPRTEIPGRN
- a CDS encoding tetratricopeptide repeat protein — its product is MAVIVLIVILVAGAAYWFFNRPEENPAREILLQVEYIMHEGESADIAYERGCRQARQKSNDLLASLISRQLTEPRRLSLGERIAFVAAGCGEFLVMENRKEPIASGVRMSLKVRVIPAMQRVQKLIRLAEDLLIVQEFDTLQSQFEQNRQELAKWKEKTPVNGSEQQAAEFRSNEVSFQKLLFEERIFWLRHLQQPETVINACSRMLELDGENRTAYIERGRAYIRLKLFDEAQSDLDKAAALTEDQTAVGMARAELLDEKGQLTEAIAELTGMLEQNPTPAVFLRRGEIYEKMNQYSQAMEDYTETLKLEPDYITAYIKRAFMREIKGQTQEALEDLTSVLARDPYHLDALNLRARLLDNQGQPESALLDLNQAILIEPDDVTSHNNRGNLHYQAGRLELAINDYNKAISLAPADADSYFNKARALEKQGHMIEAVEAYKLFLRFAPANDLAAERVHAKLKMLLRDQ